The DNA window GAGCGCGCGTACGGTTTGCACCTCAGCTCGAAGTACGCGACCGGCACGCTCGGCTTTCGTGAGGGGCCGTTCTATGCATCGAGCGATTCCATCGAGATCGAGGTCCTCGGGCGCGGCGGCCATGGTTCGGCACCGCACGATGCCATCGATCCGATTTACACGGCCGCGAATTTCATAACGTCGGTGCAGCAAGTCGTTTCGCGCCAGATCGATCCGCTCGAGCCCGCGGTCGTGACCATCGGTGCGATCCACGGCGGAACGATTCATAACGTCATTCCGCGGACGGTCAAGATGCTCGGCACCGTCCGCGCCTTTGACGACGGCGTGCGCTCGGCCATGCCGGAGCGAATCGAGCGCGTGCTGCGATCGTGCTGCGACGGTACGGGAGCATCGTACGAATTCGAATACCTCTGGCGCTACCCGGTCACCGCAAACGACCCCGCGCAGACGCAGTACGCGCGCGCCCTGGCCGAGAACGCGTTTGGCAGCGAACGCGTATTCACGGCGGACAAGCTCATGGGCGCCGAGGACTTCTCGTTCTTTGCCCAGCGCGTGCCGGCATGTTTTTACACCCTCGGCGCGCAGGGCGGACCCGCGACCGGCGTCGCACACCACTCGAGCACCTTCGACATCGACGAACGCGCGCTGCCGGTCGGCGTCGCGATGATGACCGCACTGGCGTTCGACGCCACCCGTAACGCGCCGTAGTGAGCGTGCCGACGATCCCCGAAACCCTCGCACCCGCGCGCCTCGGCGATTATCTCGAAGTGATGACGCGAGCCGTCTTTCAAACGGGTCTGAGTTGGCGCGCGATCGCCGCACACTGGGAAGCCTACCAACGGGAGTTTGCCGGATTCGACGTCTCCGCCGTTGCGGCGTTCGGCGAGGACGACATCGAACGGTTGATGCACGCCGACGGCGTCCTCCACAGTTCGCGCAAAATTCGCGCGACGATCGACAACGCGCGGACGATGCTCGAACTCGATCGGCTGCACGCGGGTTTTGCGGCCTACCTGCGTTCGCTGCCGAACTACAGTACGGCGGTTGGAGAGATTCGTAAGCGGTTCAAGTTCATGGGGCCCATGAACGTCTGGTACTTCCTCTTCCGCCTGCGACATGCGGTACCGCGATTCGAGACGTGGGTTCAAACGATTCCCGGCGACCATCCCCGTATGAAAGAGATGGTCGAACTCGCGCGCGCGAACGGCGTCTCCCCGGAACTCTCACGGTGACGCTGACGGCGATCCCGGTGGGGTACGGCGCTGCGGCGACACGAAATAGAGCCCGAGCGCCTTGGCATAGTTGAGCGAGGGCGGAGCCGAACCGTCCCAGCCGATCTTCGCAAGGTTCTCTTTGGTGGCGGCGGCAACGCGCGCGCAATTGATGATTCCCGGAAGCGCGCTTACGTCGGCTGCATCCAACGAATACCACGTTCCCGATGGTGCGGAGTGGGCCGCGATCGTCCAATCGGGCGTTGCGGCGTTCGCGGCGAAGTGCCGCTGCAGTTCGCCGAGCAAGAGCGCGGAACGCTGCTTCATCGCCGCCGAGCACGTCGTAGCCGTGCGCAGGGCGAACGGCGTCGCCGGCGCGGCGGTTGGCAGCGCGTAGACGCGATAACTCTCGGCGCCCGCCTGCGGCGCCGCGCGAACGAAATAGAGACCGACCTCCGGCATGAAATTCACGGTTGGAACTGAGAACGGACCGCCGCCGGTGCTCGGGGTAACGTACAGGCCGCGCTGAGCGGCAACGTCCGCCTGCGCGACGTGAAACTGCGAACAGGCGAAAAGCCCGCGCAGCGCTCCGCGATCGCGCAGGGCGATTGCGAGTGCATAGGTCGTCTTCATACCGCGATACGTTACGGAGACTCCCGGTATTGCCGGGAGTGCAAACGTGTCGGGGTACCCGGCCGGCGTTTTGGCCGCTTCGATAGCAGCGACAGAGGCCTTTAACCCGTCGAGAATCGGCGTCGCTTGCGCGCGAGCCTGCGCGCTGCATTGAGCTCCCCCGACTGCGAACGGATCGCTCGGCGGTGCGGTGGGAAGCGGTTTTGCGAGGTCGCGGAACCCGCCGCCGCGGCGGCCGCCGCCCGGCCCGCGATCGCCGACGGCGCTAACCGCCCGTGCGTTCGTTTGCGTGACGCCGCTGCCGAACTTCACGGTGTACGTCACCGCATATTGACGGGGCGCGTTCGGTCGCGCAACCGTTGGAATCGAGATCCCGTTCGCCGTCGTGTAGGGGACGGCGTCTTTACCGCCGGCGAAGATGCCGCCGTACGCGTTGAAGATATTGCTCGCCGCGAAGGTGAGCGATCCGTGCGTGAGATTGGCGCTCACGCCCGCATCGACGGTGGTATACGCCGGAAGATTTTGGCCGTTATTGCTGCCCGTATAGTTCGCGTCGGCCAAATACTCGAGCGCCGAGTGCGGGGCCTTATAGTCGAGCGTGATTCCGGCGCGATGCAGCGGAACGTTCGGCACTTGCGCGCCCGGAATCGTAATCGCGTACGGATTGGTGAAGCGCGGATCGCTCGAGAGCGCCTTCGCGACCTGAATGTTATAGAACGGTTCGACGACCAGATTTCCGAGCGTAAAGAAGCCGCTGATCTGCGCGCCCTCGTAGACGCGGCGTACGCCGCCGATAGGCGTCGAAAAATACACGTTTTGAGGTCCGAACGCGCGTTGCGGCGTCGCGCCGCAGCCTGCAGGCGAATTGAAGATGCCGCCCGCGGCTGCGAAATAGGTGGGCGGAAAAATTCCGTACCCGACGAGCGCGCTCCCATTGACCTCGGTCGGCAGCACGACGTCGTTTTGAACCTGGCGGTAGAGCGACGTGCTGATCAGGCCGGCGCGAGACTTATGCGAATAGCTCAGGCGCGTAGAGATCGACGAACTCGCGCCGGGCGGATCGCCGGGGGCGCGACCGTACGCAACGTCGCCGTTGCAATCGAAGGTGAGGCTCTGTGGATCGGTCAGCGCACCTTGCCTTCCCGCGTGCGCCGCGGTACCCCCGACGTTGTATGAAAGGCTGTAGGTATCGGCGGCGGTCGGCTGCCATTGGGTGCTAATTCCGGCCAGGAGCGAGCCGGCCGCGTTGCTGGCATGGCTCAGGCCGATCGATTCGTTGAAGCGCAATTTGGTGTTCGAACGAATCGAATCGCTGACGGTGATCGCGCCGTAGCTCGCACGTTGGTCCGCGCCGAGAAAGGGCCGCGCCTGCGGAACCAGCGGCGTGAAGTGCGTGGTCGTGTTGGTTGAATAGGCGTTGATCGAAATCGTGTGACGGTCCCGAGCCGGCAACGTTGCGTTCACGGAAAAGCCGCTCGAGCGCCGGTCGCTCGTCGTGCCCGTCGGGGCGGCGACGCCGTCCACAAAGCGGTTGAGCAAATCGTTCGTCGTCCGCGAAGCCGTACCGAAGAACGCGGCTTGGATCTGCGTCTCGCCCAGCAGCGCGTTATCCGTGAGAGAGTAGAGATCGTAGCGGCTGTCGTGAAAATTGTTCGGTCCGCTGCCGCACGGCAGGAGCCCCGTGAACTGCGTGCACACCGACTCCGAGCCGTTACTCGACGAAAGAACCATTCCGGTCAGCGTCTGCGCGTCGTTGAGCTGGTAGCGCAGTTTGAGCAGGTTGCCGGTCGAATTTTGATCGCCTTGGTGGTCGTATGCGAGACCGCTCGCATCGCGATAGAACATCCCGTCGAGCAGACTTGGCGTGGCGCGGTAGGTGTGCATGGCGGCAACGCCGAGTTTGCCGAACGATCCGCTCTCGGCGGCGGAGTAGTTGTTTTTGCCGTTGCTTCCGGCGCTCAAAGTAAACGCGCTCTGCCACGTGATCGTCGGTTCGAGCGTCTGAAAGTTCACCCCGCCGGCCAGCCCGCCGGCTTGCGGTCCAAAGCGAACCGAGGATCCGCTGAAGAGATCCGAACCGATCGCCTTGAGATCGCCCGCGGTACCCGGCGCGTTGAGTGGGATTCCATCGAGCGATAGCGCCGTTTGGGTGGGATCTTGACCTTCGAGCGAGATGGTTTGCGTTGCGTCGGAATCGCCGCTCGAAGTGTCGACGGTCACGCCGGAGAGCTTGCCGAGCGCTTGGGCGAGCGTGTCGGAGAGCTTGCGCTGTGCGCTCGCGGCGTCGATCGTGCTCGTCGAAATCGTCGCACTCGAATGCGCCTCGACCGATCCGATAACCTTGAGCTGCGTCGAAAGAGCGAGTGCGACGTCGACGCCCACGACCCGCCCGTCGATCACTTCAAAATTGCTCGAGGTAACGACCTGGTAGCCGCGGGCGGCGACGCGCGCGCGGTAAATGCCGTTGGGAACGTTGGTGAAGCGTACTTTGCCGTTGTCCCCGGTAAATTCGCTCGCAACCACCGGTCCGTCGAGCAGCACGCGCGCCAATACGACCGGCGCCTTGGTCGCGACGTCCGTAACGGCGATATCGATCTCGCCGGTATCCGATTGCGCGAGCGCGCCCAGCGGCGCGACGGCGGCAAAGATCGCGGCGGTAAGAATCCCCGCCAGAAAACGTCGCAACATGTTGACCTTTTTTAGCACGACCGGGATGAGAACTCGCTGAGATCGCGATTAACGCCCGATTAGCCGTCCTACAAACGGATCGTTACCGTCGTACCCTGCCCCGGAGCGCTCGCTATGCCGATCGTGCCGCCGGCCCGATCGACCGCGCGCTTTGCAATCGCCAGCCCCAGTCCCGTTCCGGGGATCTCGCCGCGCGCGTCTCCCCGGTAGAAACGCTCGAACGCGTGCGTGCGTTCCGACTCGGTCATTCCGGGGCCCTCGTCGGAGACGCTCAAGACCGTATTGCCGTTGTCTCGAAACGCCCGTAGATGCACGGGCGCGCCCGGTGCGTATTTGAGCGCGTTCTCGACGAGATTCCAGAGCGCTTCGCTCATCTCGCTCTTGTCGGCGTAAAGTTGCGAAACGCCGTCGAGCGCGTAGTCGATCGCCCGCCCGTTATCCAATCGTTTGGCGGCGTTGACTTGATCCTGCAAGAGTTCGGCCAACGCTAGCGGTTCCTTATTCGGCGGCGTCTCCGCATCGAGTCGGGCGAGACGCATCAGTCGATCGATGAGTCCGCGCATGTGTTCTTTTTCGAGCGCCATCGTGCCGAGAATTTGCTTCGCGACCTTCGGCTCTTCGATCGCACCGCGGCGGAGCACGTCGATGTACCCCGCGATCACCGTCAACGGCGTACGCAGTTCGTGACCTGCATCGGCAACGAACTGCCGCATTCGATGTTCGGTCTGCGCGCGCTGCCCCATCGCCGCCGCGACGCTCGCGGCCGCATCGTTATACGCTTCGGTCAAGACGGCGATCTCGTCTCCGCGCGCCGTAACGAAGCGCCGTTGCGTGTAGTCCCCGTCGGCGAGCGCCTGCAGAGACTGCGTGACTTCGGTGAGCGGCGCGAGCGCGTGACGCGAAAAATATCGTCCGATAAACCACGACAACAGCACGGCAACGATCGCGATCGTCACGATGAGTCGCCAGTACGGCAAGAGGTTGACGAAGATGAGCCACGTGCTCGGCGAGAAGGCGACGTAGCCGCCGTCTACGGCGGTGATCGAAAAACGTTCGGTTGGAATCGGGTCGGAACGCGATCGGCCCGCGGATGGAACGACGATGCGTCGCCCGGCAGCGTCGTGATAGATACTGCCGCCGACCGTGGCGGGGCCGTTTGGCAAGAGCGGGTCCTGGCCGGCTCGATTTTTCAAGACCGGAATGGGCTCGAGAATTTGACCGAGTTTTGAGAAGGCATCGGGCGCCGGCGGTAACTCGATCTTGTGGGCGATGACCAGGGCCAGCACCTTCGGATGCAGCGTCTTGTCGCCGGCCAGAAACGTGCCGTGCGAATCGTAGACCGCGATCTGCAGTCCGATACCGCTGAGGTCGTCTACCAGGCGGGGAGCGAGTTGACGAAACGTCAAACCGGCGGCCAGGTATTGCACCGTAAGATTGCGTGCTTCTTCGTGTTTCGAAAAGACGATGTCGCGCGTGAAACCGGCCAGTTCGATTACCAGCGCGATGGAGGAGGCAATAATGACCAGCACGACCGTAATGCCGAGCAGCAACGCGTAGAGCGCTGCCAGTCGCGACGCGAGCGAGTGCCTCACTGCGCTAAGCCGTACCCCACGCCGCGCACGGTTCGCACGAACGACGGCGAGTCCGGCCGATCGATCTTCGCGCGGAGATATGAGATGTACGTTTCGACGATATTCGGGCCGCCTTCGAAATCGTGGCCCCACACGATTTCGAGCAGGTGATCTTTGCTAAAGACGCGCCGGGGCTCGCGCATGAAAACCGCAAGCAGATCGAATTCGCGCTGCGTGAGATCCAACGGCGCACGTTCGTGCCACGCTTCACGCGTCTCGGGGTTGATGGAGACCTCACGCCAGCGCAGCACGTTCTCTTCGATCAGCTGAGGGCGCCGCAGATTCGCCTGCAGCCGCGCGATCAATTCTTCGAATACGAACGGTTTGACCAAATAGTCGTCGGCACCAGACCCGAGGCTCGAGACCTTATCGGCGGTTTCGCCCTTTGCCGTCAGCATGACGATGGGCGCCTGGGTGATCTCGCGAAGCAGCGGAAGCAGCGTTATACCGTCGATTTTCGGCATCATAATATCGAGCACGATGATCTCGGGCTCCCACTCCTTGACGAGTACGATCGCTCCCTGACCATCGGCGGCGGTCTTCACGATAAACCCCTCCCGATTGAGCCCGAGCTCGAGCATCTCTCGGATGAAGCGATCGTCGTCGATTACTGCTACGCGCGCTGGTTGCATCTTAAACATTCTACGGTGCATCCTCGCACGATACCCTTAGCCCCGACTGAATTACGAGTTGAAGATCGAAGCCTCCTCACGCGGCACGGGCCGCGCTCCAGAGAAAATGATGCTGATCGGCAATGAGTGCGGCCCGATCGATCGACTCGAGCGGATTGGCCACGAGTGTGATACCGGCCTCGCTCAGAGCCCCGGCGGTCGCATCGTCGGGAAGCCAATGGGCAAAGAGATAGACCTCGCGCGATCCGGTCGCGCGAGCGAGCGTCGCGAAGACTTCGGCGAGGCTGCAGGTGCCCAGCGCCAGCAGATGCGCGGTGATCCCGCTCTGGAACTGCCGAGCGTTCCAGCCTTGCGCAACCAGCAACAGCCGGCGCGGCCCAGCGGAAGCGGTCCCTTCAAAATCGATCGCCACGGCGCGGGCCGCCGCCGCCAGCGCGGCACCCACCTGGGCATGAAGCGCCGTAGGCGTAATCGTCGCCCCGTCGCCGGTGCTCAACATAGCCCCCGACCCGATAATATACTGTTCCATGCCACCACTCTGCCTTACTAAAGTGCCAGCTGGGTGGCATGGAAAGCAAGCAAATATGTTAAAAAGGCGCGTCTTGCGACGCGCCTTGCCCACAACCCGAGTATGTGGACTTATCCTACGCGAATTTACGCGGAGGAAACCCGGTCCGCCAAGCGCCGTGGCTTGCGAACGGTCGTGAATAAGCCGAGCATCACATCGACGATCTCCGGATCCCATTGTGAGCCCGCTCCGGCCCGTAGCGTCTCGAGCGCCAATCTCGGCGACATTGCTTTGCGATATGGGCGGTCGCTAATCATCGCATGAAAGGCGTCGGCAACGGCAACGATGCGCGCCTCGAACGGAATCGCCTTGGCCGCGAGGCGGTCTGGATATCCGGCGCCGTCCCAGCGCTCGTGATGAGCGCGAACGACCATCGAACATTTGCGCAGCGACGGGATACGGTCGAGCACGCGCTGGCCCGCGGCGGCGTGCTCGCGCATCACATCCCATTCGGGCTCGCTCAGCGTGGTTCGCTTAAAGAGAATCTCGTCGGGCGTGGAAATCTTGCCGATATCGTGCAACACGCCGCAGAGCTCGATAAAGGCGGTCGCATCCTCCGGCAACCCCATCGAGGTCGCGAGCCGGCGGGCCCATTCGCCCGTCGCCTTGGAGTGGCAACACGTTGCCGAATCGCGTTCGCCGAGAACGGCCAGCAGCGCTTCGGTGCTCTCGGCGTAGGTTTTCGGCGCGACGACCGGTGACCCGTCGAGGGTCGCCAGGGCGTTGTCGATCTCCGATTTGAGCACTTCCAGAAAAGCCAGTAGACGGCCGTGATCGATTCGGAAGCCATTGGCACCGTTCGCGATTGCTTGGGCGGCGGCGGAAACGAGTTCGGTCGTACGGCCCCGGCCGAGCCGCTCTCCCTCGCGCTCGGCCCAGCTCACCAGACCGACGGCCTTCGAAAGCTGAATCGAGAGGCATAGCCGGTCGAGTAATACCTCGATCGACCCCTCTAAGGCGGTATCACCGACGAGTGAAGGATCGTGGAGATGCTCGACAGCGGCCTTCGTCAAACGCCCCAGATCGGTCGAAAGGGCGGACGCAGCGCCGGGAAGGGTACGGACGTCCATGTTCCGTTCTTGCATGAGAGGGTTTCTACTGTTGAAGTTTTTGATAGTCGCGGGCGCTAGCCCATGTTTCCGCCGACGGTACCTGCGGCGATGACGATGGCGGCGAGAATCAGGAAAGTCATATGTAGGCTCCAGAAAAGCAGCGGGTTCTTTTAACCCAGGTTACTCGGAGCCGTCCTTGGCGCACATACTGAAAAGTGATTAGGCCGTTTGGCACGGACGCTGGGACCTACTGGACCGGCCCCCCGGCCAAGAGGCCATTCTTACGGGCTGCGACGAGGGCCTCGTTGCGACCGCTGCAGCCGAGCTTCGCGATCGCATTCTGGATGTGGGTCTGAATCGTGAAGACGCTGCGATCCGTCTCGATCGCCAGCTCTTTGGGGCTCTTGCCGTCCGCCAATCCTCGCAGTATCGCCAATTCCGAAGGTGTCAAAATGGCCGGAGCACTCCCGGCCGCTAGCGGGTTCAATTTCTCGAAAGCAGCCTCCACGATCCGCCCCACGCAGCCGTAACCCAGTGATTGAAGGGTCTCAACGTGGGCGCGCAAGTCCTCGCAGGCCTCCGGAGCTTTGAGAGCGCGCAGCACGGAGTGCGCGAGTTCGTGGACGCATTGCCCGATTGCGAGATTCGACGCCGCACGCCGGCTGAGGATCTTCGCGGCGACGGTAGCGCGGCCGGCCAAAGCTTCGGCAACGGCGCACAATGCGCGGCTGATCTCCACAACGAGCAGGGAGGCGCGCGTCGTGCCCCCGTGATCGTCCAGCAAGGGGACGGTCGCTGCAACGAGGCGCAAGCCTTCCGCGCGCTCGCCCGTGGCGACGGCTGAGAGTGCCGCCAGCGACATATTGAGGAACCTGTCGCGAGCGAAATGCACGCGGTCGAGCACCGGCAATAGCGCTCGGTACGCCTCATCGAAGCGGCCGTGAGCCGCGCTGTTCATAGCATTCGCCTCGACAAACGCTGCCGACCGCAGGGCGTCGGTGGTGGTTACTGCCGAGAGTTGCTTGCCGATTGCATCCACACGCTCCCAGTTGGCGCGGCGCGTCTCGAACTCGAGCATCTGCAGGAGCGCGACCTGCAGCGTGCTGCGATCGCCGGATTTGGTCGCAAGCGTAACGGTTTGCTGCGCGTACCAGAGTTCGCGCGGTGCGTCGACCTCGCTCGAAGCCACGTTCATCAGGATGCTGTACGCGCGCCCCGCCAGACTGAAGAGCCCGAGTTCGATCGCCAATTCGGCGGCGCGCTCCTCGCAGCCGCGCGCGAGATCGAGTTCGCCCATGTACGAGAACGCGAACCCCAACCGCTGGAGGATCTTCGCGCGCACGTCGTCGGCGTCGATCGTCGCTAGTGCCGCCTCTGCCCGCTTCACGCAGGCGTCAACTTCGCTTTGAGGACCGAGAAATGCGTAGGCGCCTGCCAGGATCGCCGACATCTCACCGACCGTCGACGAATCGAGCGCGCCGCTTTCCAGAAGGGGCGCGAGCAGCGGCGCCGGATTCTTTCCCTGATTGACCAGCACGAGGGCGTACCGAATCGCCAGTGCCGCAATGCGCGCGGGTTCGGTGGTCTTGGAGATCGCGCGCTCGAAGAGCGATTCCGCCCGATCGAGCCGCCCGACATCGACCTCGCCGAGCGCGCGCAGCCCGAGAACGATCGAATTCTTGGCGCGCACGTCTTGCGGCAGTGCTTCGATAGCCGCGACCACGACGTCGCCGTGAGCCTGCTCCATCAAGGCGAACCCGTCGCGCTCCAATATTGGCAGAGCCTCGGCGCCCGAACGCCCCTTCGCATACAAGCCGAGCGCCGCCGCGAGGCGACCGGTGGCCTCAAGCGCTCGCGCCGCGCGGGCGTTGAGCGCGCGGACGGCCGCATCGCCTTCGAGTTCGAGCTGATGCTGCAAGAAGTCGCGGAAGAGATCGTGACACCGGTAGACGCCGGGACGGTCCGCGTAAATGAACGAGACGCGATCGCGCAGCGCCTCGACGAGGGCCTTGCCTTTTTCGTATCCGGCGGCGCGCACTACCTCGAGATCGATCTCGGGCAGGTTTGCGGCGAAGTGCAGAAACTCGCGTTCTTCCGCAGTCAACGCCTTGTAGACTTGCTCCGCGAGATACCGATAAATCATCTCGCGCGTCGTGGCCGCAATGTTCCGTAGATCGACCGAGCGAATCGACGTACGCAGGGCAAAGCCCAAGGCGGTCGGCCAGCCGTCGGTCATCGTGAGAATTTCGCTGAGTTCGTCGTCGCGTACGCCGACGAGCGACGCGCGCGCGGCGTGACGCGCTTCATCAAACGTAAACTTCAGGTCCTCTTCGTCGATCGTGAGATCCATCTCGCCGTAGGCCAGCCACGATGCGACCGGGAGGTCGAGCGACGAGCGCGAGGCGATAAGCCAGCGGGCGCGGCCCTTGGTGCGCTCGACGAGCGCCGCGAGGAACTTCGTGACCTCCGGATCGTTTTCCGTAACGTGGAGATCGTCGATTGCAATGAGACCGCCAAACGTTTTGATGTGCGCGTGCATC is part of the Candidatus Baltobacteraceae bacterium genome and encodes:
- a CDS encoding amidohydrolase; this translates as MTALIEVPERLVAEVVATRRDLHRHPELGFEEQRTAAIVADRLRALGYEVHANIATTGVVGVLRGAKAGRTIMLRADMDALPILEENRHAYRSTIDGKMHACGHDGHVAILLGAAALIADRKDELAGTVCLVFQPAEEGRGGAKVMIDEGVIERFGIERAYGLHLSSKYATGTLGFREGPFYASSDSIEIEVLGRGGHGSAPHDAIDPIYTAANFITSVQQVVSRQIDPLEPAVVTIGAIHGGTIHNVIPRTVKMLGTVRAFDDGVRSAMPERIERVLRSCCDGTGASYEFEYLWRYPVTANDPAQTQYARALAENAFGSERVFTADKLMGAEDFSFFAQRVPACFYTLGAQGGPATGVAHHSSTFDIDERALPVGVAMMTALAFDATRNAP
- a CDS encoding DNA-3-methyladenine glycosylase I, which gives rise to MSVPTIPETLAPARLGDYLEVMTRAVFQTGLSWRAIAAHWEAYQREFAGFDVSAVAAFGEDDIERLMHADGVLHSSRKIRATIDNARTMLELDRLHAGFAAYLRSLPNYSTAVGEIRKRFKFMGPMNVWYFLFRLRHAVPRFETWVQTIPGDHPRMKEMVELARANGVSPELSR
- a CDS encoding TonB-dependent receptor; this encodes MLRRFLAGILTAAIFAAVAPLGALAQSDTGEIDIAVTDVATKAPVVLARVLLDGPVVASEFTGDNGKVRFTNVPNGIYRARVAARGYQVVTSSNFEVIDGRVVGVDVALALSTQLKVIGSVEAHSSATISTSTIDAASAQRKLSDTLAQALGKLSGVTVDTSSGDSDATQTISLEGQDPTQTALSLDGIPLNAPGTAGDLKAIGSDLFSGSSVRFGPQAGGLAGGVNFQTLEPTITWQSAFTLSAGSNGKNNYSAAESGSFGKLGVAAMHTYRATPSLLDGMFYRDASGLAYDHQGDQNSTGNLLKLRYQLNDAQTLTGMVLSSSNGSESVCTQFTGLLPCGSGPNNFHDSRYDLYSLTDNALLGETQIQAAFFGTASRTTNDLLNRFVDGVAAPTGTTSDRRSSGFSVNATLPARDRHTISINAYSTNTTTHFTPLVPQARPFLGADQRASYGAITVSDSIRSNTKLRFNESIGLSHASNAAGSLLAGISTQWQPTAADTYSLSYNVGGTAAHAGRQGALTDPQSLTFDCNGDVAYGRAPGDPPGASSSISTRLSYSHKSRAGLISTSLYRQVQNDVVLPTEVNGSALVGYGIFPPTYFAAAGGIFNSPAGCGATPQRAFGPQNVYFSTPIGGVRRVYEGAQISGFFTLGNLVVEPFYNIQVAKALSSDPRFTNPYAITIPGAQVPNVPLHRAGITLDYKAPHSALEYLADANYTGSNNGQNLPAYTTVDAGVSANLTHGSLTFAASNIFNAYGGIFAGGKDAVPYTTANGISIPTVARPNAPRQYAVTYTVKFGSGVTQTNARAVSAVGDRGPGGGRRGGGFRDLAKPLPTAPPSDPFAVGGAQCSAQARAQATPILDGLKASVAAIEAAKTPAGYPDTFALPAIPGVSVTYRGMKTTYALAIALRDRGALRGLFACSQFHVAQADVAAQRGLYVTPSTGGGPFSVPTVNFMPEVGLYFVRAAPQAGAESYRVYALPTAAPATPFALRTATTCSAAMKQRSALLLGELQRHFAANAATPDWTIAAHSAPSGTWYSLDAADVSALPGIINCARVAAATKENLAKIGWDGSAPPSLNYAKALGLYFVSPQRRTPPGSPSASP
- a CDS encoding HAMP domain-containing sensor histidine kinase codes for the protein MRHSLASRLAALYALLLGITVVLVIIASSIALVIELAGFTRDIVFSKHEEARNLTVQYLAAGLTFRQLAPRLVDDLSGIGLQIAVYDSHGTFLAGDKTLHPKVLALVIAHKIELPPAPDAFSKLGQILEPIPVLKNRAGQDPLLPNGPATVGGSIYHDAAGRRIVVPSAGRSRSDPIPTERFSITAVDGGYVAFSPSTWLIFVNLLPYWRLIVTIAIVAVLLSWFIGRYFSRHALAPLTEVTQSLQALADGDYTQRRFVTARGDEIAVLTEAYNDAAASVAAAMGQRAQTEHRMRQFVADAGHELRTPLTVIAGYIDVLRRGAIEEPKVAKQILGTMALEKEHMRGLIDRLMRLARLDAETPPNKEPLALAELLQDQVNAAKRLDNGRAIDYALDGVSQLYADKSEMSEALWNLVENALKYAPGAPVHLRAFRDNGNTVLSVSDEGPGMTESERTHAFERFYRGDARGEIPGTGLGLAIAKRAVDRAGGTIGIASAPGQGTTVTIRL
- a CDS encoding response regulator transcription factor, with translation MQPARVAVIDDDRFIREMLELGLNREGFIVKTAADGQGAIVLVKEWEPEIIVLDIMMPKIDGITLLPLLREITQAPIVMLTAKGETADKVSSLGSGADDYLVKPFVFEELIARLQANLRRPQLIEENVLRWREVSINPETREAWHERAPLDLTQREFDLLAVFMREPRRVFSKDHLLEIVWGHDFEGGPNIVETYISYLRAKIDRPDSPSFVRTVRGVGYGLAQ
- a CDS encoding HD-GYP domain-containing protein encodes the protein MDVRTLPGAASALSTDLGRLTKAAVEHLHDPSLVGDTALEGSIEVLLDRLCLSIQLSKAVGLVSWAEREGERLGRGRTTELVSAAAQAIANGANGFRIDHGRLLAFLEVLKSEIDNALATLDGSPVVAPKTYAESTEALLAVLGERDSATCCHSKATGEWARRLATSMGLPEDATAFIELCGVLHDIGKISTPDEILFKRTTLSEPEWDVMREHAAAGQRVLDRIPSLRKCSMVVRAHHERWDGAGYPDRLAAKAIPFEARIVAVADAFHAMISDRPYRKAMSPRLALETLRAGAGSQWDPEIVDVMLGLFTTVRKPRRLADRVSSA
- a CDS encoding LuxR C-terminal-related transcriptional regulator; the encoded protein is MIRPVAADGRIDAGGAFTPIRRPRVVDRIAAAALQHVVLLVAPAGYGKSVAVRQYLEGSGETFVRYDVGAEHASLLGFVRGFADALREIAPDVRQTVSGAYEKSRASRTPGADLAMWMHAHIKTFGGLIAIDDLHVTENDPEVTKFLAALVERTKGRARWLIASRSSLDLPVASWLAYGEMDLTIDEEDLKFTFDEARHAARASLVGVRDDELSEILTMTDGWPTALGFALRTSIRSVDLRNIAATTREMIYRYLAEQVYKALTAEEREFLHFAANLPEIDLEVVRAAGYEKGKALVEALRDRVSFIYADRPGVYRCHDLFRDFLQHQLELEGDAAVRALNARAARALEATGRLAAALGLYAKGRSGAEALPILERDGFALMEQAHGDVVVAAIEALPQDVRAKNSIVLGLRALGEVDVGRLDRAESLFERAISKTTEPARIAALAIRYALVLVNQGKNPAPLLAPLLESGALDSSTVGEMSAILAGAYAFLGPQSEVDACVKRAEAALATIDADDVRAKILQRLGFAFSYMGELDLARGCEERAAELAIELGLFSLAGRAYSILMNVASSEVDAPRELWYAQQTVTLATKSGDRSTLQVALLQMLEFETRRANWERVDAIGKQLSAVTTTDALRSAAFVEANAMNSAAHGRFDEAYRALLPVLDRVHFARDRFLNMSLAALSAVATGERAEGLRLVAATVPLLDDHGGTTRASLLVVEISRALCAVAEALAGRATVAAKILSRRAASNLAIGQCVHELAHSVLRALKAPEACEDLRAHVETLQSLGYGCVGRIVEAAFEKLNPLAAGSAPAILTPSELAILRGLADGKSPKELAIETDRSVFTIQTHIQNAIAKLGCSGRNEALVAARKNGLLAGGPVQ